In the Uranotaenia lowii strain MFRU-FL chromosome 1, ASM2978415v1, whole genome shotgun sequence genome, TGCAACCAGAGCTGCAACCGGATCGGTTGGACTGGCTACAACTGGAGCTGAAATAAGCATCAATagaactgttaaaaactgtttttggtcATGAGAATTGTTAAATATCAATTGCGACTTTTTAAATCTTCGGGTGTTTCAACTTTGACGATAAAAAGTCGCGGTGTGCCAAAATATAATGAAATAGGGCCCTATTACAGAAGACGAGTCGagtaactcgactcgactccagtCACTGTCGAGTCGAGCGAAATGTCGTATTACGGTAGTCGAGTAAAACAGCTGAGTCAAATGCGCTTTTTCCCTCCACAAAAGACACTCGGTTCCTTAGGCCATCTGGCAAATGAGTTTGTAGTAGAGAGCTATTGAGTAGAACGACTAGATCGGTTTAATGTTACAAACGGAATGACAATTTATTAAAACATCATTAACTACATTAATAACTACGGCTTGCTACGACTTCTTCATTTCAACACTCCTCCTGAAGACGTAGTAATGCCCATACTGCTTcggttgatttcaaatttcgttGATTGTAGAGGTTTGGTTAACCCGTCGGCCATCTGCTCCTCCATTCCCACGTAGATTAGGTCAACGACGCCTCTCTCGACAACATCGCGGACATAATGATTCCGAATGTCGATATGTTTCGTTCTCGGATTGTAGCTTCCATTTTTAGCAATCGCGAGACAACTTTGATTGTCGCACCGTATCTCGATCGGTGTCTGCTGACCAAACATCGCCGTAATTCCATGCCACCAACTTGCTTCCTGTACCGCAGCCGATAACGCCATATATTCGGCCTCGCACGTTGATAAGGCCACTGTCGTCTGCTTCCTGCATGACCAAGATATCGCTCCTCATTGCGCCATGAATACGTACCCGCTGGTAGACTTGCGCTCATCCGGATCGGATCCCCAGTCAGCGTCACAGTAGCCAAGGATGTTGATATCAGCTTTGCGCATGTACTTCAATCCATGCTTCGATGTACCTCGGAGATAACGCATGACATGCTTCACCGCCATCCAATGTTTGGGTCCGGGATTCTTGTTAAACCGGCTCAGACAGTTAACGGCAAACAAAATATCTGCGAATGGCATTAATTGGGCGACCGATGatgccaaactggccgcgatatgggtAACAGGTAGTTTCCCCATACAAGAAGTGGTGGCGACGGAAAACGAAGGCATGGTGGTGGCCAAAGTAAACGGGATCTACTTCTGCAGCGTCTTCTGGAAATGCCGGTAATGTTTACcgaaaactgtcaaatttttggtaatttcttCCGAAAACCATAAAACGTTCGGCAATTTCAGATAACGATGCGCAGTGTACATATATCGCGAGATGATTCGATTCTCGCGATATACTCTGCGCATCATAAGCTGAAATTATCAAACGTTGTATGGTTTTCAGAagaaattaccgaaaattttacagatttcggtaaatattaccggcatttcggtaataattCTATAcatattggcaaaaaaaaccgatttttcggtaaaaatgacCGGAGTTTCGGTAAAACTACAGatatttcgataaaaatgacCGGTcattcggtaaaaattaccggtccttcggtaaatattaccNNNNNNNNNNNNNNNNNNNNNNNNNNNNNNNNNNNNNNNNNNNNNNNNNNNNNNNNNNNNNNNNNNNNNNNNNNNNNNNNNNNNNNNNNNNNNNNNNNNNNNNNNNNNNNNNNNNNNNNNNNNNNNNNNNNNNNNNNNNNNNNNNNNNNNNNNNNNNNNNNNNNNNNNNNNNNNNNNNNNNNNNNNNNNNNNNNNNNNNNNNNNNNNNNNNNNNNNNNNNNNNNNNNNNNNNNNNNNNNNNNNNNNNNNNNNNNNNNNNNNNNNNNNNNNNNNNNNNNNNNNNNNNNNNNNNNNNNNNNNNNNNNNNNNNNNNNNNNNNNNNNNNNNNNNNNNNNNNNNNNNNNNNNNNNNNNNNNNNNNNNNNNNNNNNNNNNNNNNNNNNNNNNNNNNNNNNNNNNNNNNNNNNNNNNNNNNNNNNNNNNNNNNNNNNNNNNNNNNNNNNNNNNNNNNNNNNNNNNNNNNNNNNNNNNNNNNNNNNNNNNNNNNNNNNNNNNNNNNNNAAGAACAGAAGACTTCGATTTGAACTGTACAACGGTTCGGGTGATTTCATTCCAAGTACCTCGGTCAAGAAGTCTGTTGTCTCAAAACCTGGTGTATCTAAAGACGAAGATtctgaacaagaaaaaaaccgCAAGATCTAATTGAGGGCGAAGATCAGGACCCCAGATCTTCATTCGAACTGCGACAGACAAAATTACAGCAACGGATTCAGAAAATGGAAGACCAACTGTTGCAGGATAAGCCGTGGCAGCTGAAAGGTGCCACTGTACCCAACCTCGATCGAAAACATTCCTCGgagttgatgatgctgatgtagTCATGTGCCGTTGCAATCAATCCGCCAAGGAACTTACGTTTAAAAAAGATGGTCCCAATAAAGTTCGGCATTTTTTCAGTTGTTGTAAACCACGAAACGAACAGTGTGGTTTTTTCCAATGGGCTGATGAAAATACTACTCCTGCAGCAGGATCATCATACTGGGGAAAAAGTCGTGATCCGATGAATTTGAACGAATTCCCGTGCAAGTTCCTCACAATTTTGGAACGGTTCCGGATACGAAGctggaaaaattttcagttgGTTTTGCCATGACCTAAGTGTGTAACTGTATGTTTCCTTCGTAAGAATACTGTGATATTTGTGAACGAAAGAATTAAATgacagattgaaattaaattacatGTAGAGTGtacaaacgaaacaaaaatctAGCTAGTATATAGCATTGTCCTCTTATAGCGAACTGCAAAACTTATGAGACAACCTGACGAAAAGTCATCAAAACGAATTCTTCAACCGACGAGTATTCCTCTTTATTATCACGTCTCGATTGTTTCAGATGTTGATTTTCCTTGTAAAACCGTGATTCTCACGGTTCAAAACAAGCCAAACGGAAGATGATGgtaaaagagaaagaaaaaagttttgatttgacTGAGCTATGGCTTTTAAAATGGCAATTGAATGGAAAATCGTTTAGTCTGATGGTGATTTCACATAATTGAAGCAGTGCCGAAATCGACAAAGAAAAGGCAAACATGCTACATCTGCCAGGCTTTGTCGGTTGCGTTTCTGTTTCAAAAACCTCATAAAGGTAACAAGAAAATTTTCCCAGGACCtttcttttttatgaaaaagacACAACAACTTTATTATAATGTTTTTAATACACATATTttccgtcaatttttatttttctatcgaTGAATATTTTGTGTCATGTTCTGCCTTGTGAGTATTATTTATGTTGGTGTGTCTAGGGGCGGGGATGCaagttaaaatttcagttgacTTCTAAGAAAATTGAAACACTTTCGTAAcaagttttatagtttttttttcttctgctgcTGCTTCATATACTCAGTGCAATATTCTTCGTATATAtaggtatatatatatataggtaTATATAGGTAAAACATAGGAATGCTGACAACGCGATGAGTTTGCCATTTATGAATTCGTTCTTTATCTTGTTCTAACAGTACATTAATTGAGTTTATTTGTGTTGCCGTTGGCTGTTGCTAAGCTCGAGGATGTCTTTTatgatttcaatcttttttttttaatcatattaagATTCTTAACTATCTTTGAATAATAGCATGAATGATTACCTTATTACAGTATATGTAAATTCGGTGCGACTTTCAACGTTAAAAGCTacattggaaaattttcaatatcaatgTAGAGTAAGAAGTTTAATTGTTTTCATTCTCCAAAAAACTGGTTTACAAACTCTTGTTGACTGTGCGATTATATAAGTATTGATAAAATGCATCTACTCATTACGTGGTGAGAAatgtataaataaatataacgatgcgatacacaaaaaaaaaactacaaaatagtGATGAAATATAGACCATCGTTCTTTATATAGCTTTTCTATAAAATGGGGTTTCCTATTTTGAGGGCCAAATTTGTTCTCGCAATGAGGTTTACAACCTTTAAAATTCCTTTCCTCTATTAGATTCTGCTCTGATAATCTAACTATTATAAGCTGCTTTGATATCAGCTCATGATAAAatctaaaacaaaacaaaaataatgcttTCCCTACAGCATACAGGCTGTAAGTTTTGTTCCCCCCTGAATGAGCTGCTGCCCTCCTCTTTAGACGGCATCCGTGGGGCTTTGGAACTCAGACAGGGCGTGAACGGGATTCTGGGCCTTCTTCTGGGACGCTCGTCGTACCTTGGCCCGCACTTCTTCCGGTTTCTCCGGACGCACTAGCGGTTTCTTCTCCGGGGCCTTCATCTTCCACAGCACGATTGGAGACTGTGGggattttgttttggaaaaataaagtatttataGTTTGATCTGGTTCATAAATGTTTCATTAAGACGTTGACGtaaattttattgttagttAAAACAAGGTTTGATTGGTATTACGAAGTGACTttggtaaccaaaaaaaaaggtgtttTACTGTTAGACGTAATATCTCACAGTATTAAAACCATTAtctgtgattaaaaaaaaaacaataattgaaCTCCTTATCTCTTGTGTTGTGATCGGTGTTATTGAGTACGAAAAGGCGTATCAAAATAAGTTCACAGTGTTATGATTAAGGGTTCCAGAGCCGTGTGGAGTAGGGGAATCGATCGATTTGATTGTTATGGAGGGTTAGCaagaattgggaaaatataTATACGCATATAATAGATAGTTATCCTAAGTAGCGTTGCAATCTCACTGGTACATGTACCGGAACCATACTTACCGAAACAATTTCCTGTCGAGTGTATTTGGTGGAAGCGACGTACGAATACTTAACCGTGTAGACGACGGAATTCATAAGATTCTTGgcgattaaattaaaacaaacggtAACCGGTAGATTATATCGTTCAACAAAAGACAATGAAACAAACTTAACAATTACCCCGGACACTATCAGCTAACCGCTGATGTTTTGCACATTCGCTTTGACCTTGGACGTGATCTGGATCTGGAGGCAGTATAGAGCGATACGCTGCAGATATGCCAGCAGATCCTTTTTCGTGGAACTTTCCGGACATTTGGTCGGCGATCTCGCGAGTCAGCTTATCCAGCTTGGTGCCGGATTCCGAGATCTTTTTGGTAGCATTGATCACATCCATAGTGGTCTTGAGCGGTCCACGGCCGCTGTAAAAAAAGGACAACTCAAGTTAGAAAACTAGACCATTCTACCACTTCTACTTATGATATCACAGTCAAAACGTACCGAGTGAAGTCTGTCATTTCCATCATGATCATGCACATGTGCTTAGCCATATAGATGATATCATTGCCGGTATCGTCCCACTTAGCCACTTCCGAGTCCAAGGTGAGCTTCTCCCGCCGGAACAGTTCCACCTGTTGCATGATCTTCTGTTTGTCCTCTTCATTCATCTTTCGCATCGTTCCTATAGGTAAATTTCGGTTTGCCTTTGtgttgatgatggtgatggGCATTCTACATATTTGTGTCTCTGGTTTCATGCTTTGTTAACGATAGCTACCCTTCTCAAAGTAATGAGTTCTCCAAGCCATTGATCTAATCATCGGCACCGACAGATCACTTTGTCTTCCGCTGCCGTGGGCTTTGCTTTGGGGACATTTTGCCGCCCTTGGGAGAATTTTCTGGAAGAAACAAACGACTTTCATTAGTGAGTTAGTACAATTAAGTATTAGGACTTCCATTTTTTGTGTATTGAAGATTTTCAAGTTGGTTATCGAAATATGTTCAAAGTTTAGTttctataagaaaaaaaaaacaagacaaacttaCGAATCCTCTTGAGTGTTTCTTGTGGAATCCATTCATAGTCCATATCCTTGGTACTGGTGGTTCCGGTTTCCACAGTTTTACGGGCAGCTGGGGAGCGTTCACGCTTGCCATACAATGTCAGGAATTGTTGGACGAGCACCAACAGCAAAACTACAACAGCCGCCAGGAAGAACGTTTCCCCATCCAAACCCTCATCGATTTCGATAAGCGAAACGGTTTCATTGAAGAC is a window encoding:
- the LOC129738354 gene encoding uncharacterized protein LOC129738354; protein product: MPSFSVATTSCMGKLPVTHIAASLASSVAQLMPFADILFAVNCLSRFNKNPGPKHWMAVKHVMRYLRGTSKHGLKYMRKADINILGYCDADWGSDPDERKSTSGKQTTVALSTCEAEYMALSAAVQEASWWHGITAMFGQQTPIEIRCDNQSCLAIAKNGSYNPRTKHIDIRNHYVRDVVERGVVDLIYVGMEEQMADGLTKPLQSTKFEINRSSMGITTSSGGVLK